The Candidatus Amarolinea dominans genomic interval GTCGCCCACCAGGAAGGCCATCGCCCGACTGTGATCGGCAATCACGCGGTAGCTGATGTATTTTTCCGCGCGTTGCTCCGCACTGTGATGCAGCGCCGCTTGCACATGGTCGAAGATCGGCTGGAACAGGTCGGTGTCATACGTGTTTTGCTTGCCCTGCAGCACCAGGCACAGCCGCTCGAAGCCCATGCCGGTGTCCACGCTCGGCCGCGGCAGCGGGGTCAGCGTGCCCTGGCTGTCACGATTGTACTGCATGAAGACCAGGTTCCAGATTTCAATGTAGTCATCGGCAACGTTGACACCCGCGCTCGTCTGCTGCGCCAGGTCGCCCAGGTAGTAGTGAATTTCGGAGCAAGGGCCGCAAGGGCCGATATCGCCCATAGACCAGAAGTTGTCCTTTTCATCGAAGCGCAGCACACGCTCAGGCGCCGCGCCGGTCTCCACCCACAACTGCGCCGCTTCATCGTCGGTGCGATAGACGGTGAACCAGAGACGGTTGACATCCAGCCCCAGCTCCGTGACCAGGAAGCGCCAGGCAAAGGCAATGGCATCCTTCTTGAAATAGTCACCAAAGGAGAAATTGCCCAGCATTTCGAAAAACGTATGGTGGCGCGGCGATGGACCGACGTTCTCCAGGTCGTTGTGCTTGCCGGAAACGCGCATGCACTTCTGCGCGGTGACCGCGCGGCGGTAGGGCCGCTTCTCTGTGCCCAGGAAGGTGTCTTTGAACTGCACCATGCCGGCATTGGTAAAGAGCAGCGTGGGATCGCCCATCGGCGCCAGGGAGGAGCTGGGGACCAGTGTATGGCCGTTTTCGACGAAGAAATCAATATATTTTTGCCTGATCTCAGAACTTGTCATCATCTTCAGCACTCCCTGTAAACAAAAAGGCTCGCCCTGCTAAGGACGAGCACATTGACCCGTGGTACCACCTTTGTTGAATTCAATTGTAACATCAGCCGCGACGGTTGTCAAAAACAATCCTCATATTCCGCCCATTGCATCTTAACAATCTCTGAAAGGTTTGCTGCTATCATCATGAGCGTGGCGCGGAACGCTGCGCCGCACGCCCCCGAACCGACTTGATGAGAGAGATAGAGAAACATGAATCAAGCAAACAAATATGTCAAGCGCACGGTAACCGATCTGATCGTGGACAGCGCGATCTTCATCGGTTTCCTGGTGGCCACCGCCCCGCGCTTTAGCGGGCTGGCCATCCATGAATGGCTGGGCATTGCCTTCGGAGCTGCCATTATCACCCACCTGCTGCTACACTGGTCATGGATTGTGGGCATCAGCAAGCGGTTCTTCAGCAAGGTGCAGGGTCAGGCGCGTTTGAACTACGTGCTCAACGCTGCTCTTCATTGATGTCACGATCATCATTGTCACCGGCCTGCTGATCTCTGAGGTGGCGCTGCCCCTGTTTGGCCTGCGCTTCCCGCGTGACGGCATGTGGTTATGGATCCATCGCACCACCTCAGATGCGGCCGTCCTTCTGATCGGCCTGCATGTGGCGCTGCACTGGTCATGGATCGTCAAGACGCTGAAGCGCCTTGTCGTGACGCCGCCCTTCTCGCGCCCCGGCCGCACGGCCCTGAATCTGACGCCAGCGCAAGCGCAGAAGGAGCCTCAGTCATGAAAATCGTGGGCCGCACCCTCATCATTTTGTTGGCCGCACTCGTAGTAACCGCCGGGCTGCTCGCCTTCTCATCCTCCAGTATGGCCGCTGGCCTGCGCGGCGATCTCCCTGGCCGCGACGGCTTCGAGCGCGGCGCCGACCTGGGCATGCCGTTCCCCGACGCGCAGCGCTTCCCCGGCGGCGACGCGGGTTTGCGGGCCGGCCGCGACGGGTTCCGTGAAGGCCGTGGAGAACATGGCAGCCAGGCAGGCAGCCTCTTCGGCCTGACTGAGGTGGCAAAGAACTTCGTCCTGATGGCGCTCGTCGTGCTCATCGTTGTGCCCGGCGCCTATCTCCTGCGCCGGTTGCGCCGCCGAAACGCCGCCGCAACATAAGCCTCCGGCTTGCATTGAGACCGTAGGTCACGCCTCCGGCGTGACGACGCTCTCTGCCGCGGGGCTTGCTTCTCGCGGCCAACGTCGTCCGACCAGGAGGTCGGACCTACAGAAAAGCGTCTCGCGCCGTGTGGCGGAATCATAGCCGACCTGCGTTACACGGTTAATTGGTCGAATCATACGAAAAGGTAAGAACATGAAGAAGATGGTATCTCGTTTCTGGATTTTGGCCGCCGTGACGACGCTGCTGGCCCTATCACTCGCTGGCTGCGGTTCGAGTGCAGCGATAAGTACATCTGCCCCTGCGGCCACGACCGCGCCTGCGGCCACGACCGCCCCTGCGGCCACGACCGCGCCTGCGGCCACGACCGCGCCTGCGGCCACGACCGCCCCTGCGGCCACGACCGCGCCTGCGGCCCGACGCCTGGGCACGACCGCCCCTGCGGCCACGACGGCCAGGCCGCCGACGCCTGCGGCCACGACCGCGCCTGCGGCCACGATCGCGCCGCAGACTGCCAAGCTCAATCTCAACACCGCGTCAGGCGACGAATTCCTGGCCGGTGTCCCCAATATGGGCAGCCGCATGGTACGCGAATTCCTGGAATACCGGCCCTATGCCAGCATCCTGCAATTTCGGCAGGAATTGGGCAAGTATATCAGCGCCGATCAGATTGCGGCCTACGAGCAGTACGTCTACGTGCCGATTGCCGTCAACAGCGCGGACGCGGCGACGCTGCAGCAGATTGCGGGCCTCGACGCCACCGAGGCGGCGGCGCTGATGGCGGCCCGACCCTTTGCGTCCAATGAGGCCTTTCTGGCTAAACTGGCCGGCTATGTCTCTGAGACAGAACGGGCCGCGGCCGGCGCGTATCTGAGCACGCCATGAGCGCCGACGCCACCCTGGCCCGCCTGCGGCGCCTCCTTCTGCTGCTTTCAGGGCTGCTGCTGGCGGCAACGGTGGTTGAACTGGTCTTCATCGGTCACACCGAGGGGATTCAACTGCTGCCGTTCGTGCTGTGCGCCGTTGGCCTGATCGCCGTGGGCCTGGCATGGCGGCGCCCCGAACGCCGGGTGCTCCTGGGGCTACGGGTTGGCATGATTCCGGTCGCGTTGGGGAGTCTGCTGGGCGTCTACGAGCACATCGAAGGCAATATCGGGCTGCTGCTGGAAGTGACCCCCAACGCCACCACCGCTAAGATCATCAGCGAAGCGTTGGGCGGCGCCAATCCCCTGTTGGCGCCGGGCATGTTGGCCCTGGCGGCTGTCCTGGCCGTCGCGGCCACCTACTACCATCCGGCTCTGGAGCACAAATGAGTCGCTGCCGTCATCTGGTTTGCAAAGGGCCGCGGTTCGGATGATAATGCAAATACTATGCCACAAACTATTCTAGTCGTTGACGATGAAACCCGGTTGCGCACCATGCTGCGCGTCTACCTGGAGCAAGAAGGCTACCGCGTGGTCGAAGCCGGTCATGGCCGCGAGGCGCTGTACGTGGCGCGCTACGAAAAGCCCGATCTGATCATCCTCGACCTGATGATGCCGGAGATGGGCGGCTACGAGTTCATGCGGGTGTTCAGCAGGGAGGCAAGTACGCCGGTCATCATGCTGACGGCCAAGGTGGAGGACACGGACAAAATCCTGGGCCTGGAACTGGGCGCGGATGATTATGTCACCAAGCCGTTCAACGTGCGCGAACTGCTCGCCCGCGTCCATGCGGTGCTGCGGCGGCTGCAAAAAGCGCAGGCCGAGCCGGACATCCTGCGCGTGGCCGATGTCACCCTCGACCGCAGCGCCTGCACGGTCAAGGTGGCCGAACGTTTCGTGGATCTGACCCCGTCGGAGTTCGGACTGCTGGCCGCGCTGATGGCATCACCCGGCAGGGTCTTCTCTCGCCTCGATCTGCTTGATCTTGTGTCAGGGGATGCCTATGAGGGCTATGAGCGGACCATTGATGTGCATGTGCGCAACCTGCGCACCAAGATCGAACCTGACCCGCGCCGGCCTAAGTATGTGGAGACCGTCTATGGCATGGGCTATCGCTTCGCGCCCGAACGGCCGCCTGGCCCAACCGATGATAAACCCCTGGAATAATGTGACCGTCGTAAACGTGTGAACTGCTGATGCGCTCACTTACCTGGAAACTCGTGCTCGCCTTTCTCCTCGTCAGTCTGATCAGCGTCGTCCTGGTCGCGCTGTTGGTCTCTCAGCGCACCCGTTCGGAGTTCGACCGCTTCCTGTCCGCGCGTGACCGTGATGTTCTCATCAGCGCCCTGTCCGACTACTACGCGGCCAACAACTCCTGGGAAAATGTGGGGCCTGCGCTGGCCGAGTCACCGCCGCTCTCATTCTACATCCGGGGCGCAGTCCTGCTTGATGCGGATGGCGTTGTGGTGCTCGCCAATCGTGGCTACACCGCGGGGCAGCGCGTGCCCGCCGGTCCATTGAGCGCCGCCACGCCGGTGAAGGTCAACGGCCAGGTGGTCGGCTGGACCCTCTTGCTTGCTTCCGCAGACTCGCCACCCCGTCCTGGTGACGATTTTTCGCCGGAGACCGATTTCTTGCAGCGCATCGCCTGGGCCACCGTGGCCAGCGCGGCCGTGGCCGGGCTGCTGGCGCTGCTGCTGGGCGGCCTGCTGGCGCGCACCCTCACCCAGCCCCTGCGGGAGCTGACCGCGGCCACAAAGGCCATGGCCGCCGGCCAGTTCGATCAGCGCGTCAGCGTACGCTCGCGCGACGAAATCGGCGAACTGGCCGCATCGTTCAACCAGATGAACGCCGACCTGGCGCAAGCCAGTCAGGCGCGCAAACAGATGACCGCCGACCTGGCGCACGATCTGCGCACCCCTCTCACCATCTTGCGTGGCTACATGGAAGGCTTGCAGGGGGGGCGCTTACAAGGCTCGGCCAACCTGTACGGCATCATGTTCAGCGAAGTGGTTCACCTGCAGCGCCTGGTGGAAGACCTGCGCACCCTCTCGCTGACCGATGCCGGCGAGCTGCTGCTCAACCGGCGTACGGTTGATCCCCGCGCCTTGCTGGAGCGCACCGGCCTGGCCTACATCGTACAGGCTGAGCAGCAAGGCACTGCGCTGCGCATCGAGGCGCCCGAGTCGCTGCCTTCGATCTACGTGGACACCGACCGCATGACGCAGGTGCTCAATAACCTGGTCTCGAATGCACTGCGCCACACCCAGCGCGGGGAAATCGTCCTGTCTGCCACAGCGGTTGACGCGGCTGTGCAAATGACCGTCAGCGATACCGGCATTGGGATCGAGGCTGCGGACCTGCCCTTCATCTTCAACCGTTTCTACAGCACCGACAAAGCGCGCCAGCGCAGCGCCAATGAGGCCTCTGGTCTGGGGTTGGCGATTGCCAAAGCCATCGTCGAGGCGCACGGCGGCAGCCTGACCGTCGCCTCCAGCCCTGGCCAGGGTACCGTGTTTACAATGACCCTGGCGCTGGTCGGCGCCTGACCAGGCCCACCAGCCCCTCGAACACAACGACGATGCCGTAGGCGACCAGGAGCTTGCCGGCCACCGCGGTTGGCAGATAGTAGCGCGGCCAGTTCAACTGCACCAGGAACAGGACGAAGAGGTAGTTCACCGCAAAGAAAACCAGCGGCGCCAGCGCCGGCGCGGTCTGCGCCCGCCGCCAGGCGGCGATGACCCGCCGGCCGGCCGCCGCGGCGCCGATGAGGAGCAAGACCCACTCGAACGGAAATGCAGCCAGGTTGACGAAAAGCGAACGATGAATCGCCAGCAACCGAGGCTCCGTCCAGTTGCCGATGGGCAGTTGGGTCTGCATGAAGGTGCGCCAGCGCAGGAACATCTGCGGAAATTCAGCAATGTGCGCCAGATTGCCCACCTGCGGATAGGACTGGGAAATCTGCCCCGATCCCAACTGGCCGGAGACGACCGCGGTCAGCAAGGATCGGGTCTCGCCCAGCAGCGCCATCGCGTCGAGCTGCTGCCAGTTCGGCCAGAAAAATGGATTGAGCAGGTAGACGGTGACGACAGCCACGACCACGAACAGGGCCGCGTGCCGCAGTGCCGCACGCAGGCTGATGCGGTGCAGGGCGACGACGTAGGCCAGCAGCGCCAGAAAGATCAACCCGCCGACAGCGATCCCGGTCACTTTGACGGCACAGGCGAGGCCAGCGCACAGTCCGGCCAGTGTGCTGGTGGTCAGGTGAGCGCGGCGGCCTGAGCGTTTTACCAAGAGACCGGCCGCCAGGCAGCCGGCCAGCAAGAAACTGAGGTAATGGACATCGGTCATCGCGCGGGTGGCCTGCTGCACGAACCCATCCGTTGCCAGCAGGAGAACGGCGGCCAACAGGCCCGTTGCCCAATTCACCCACCAAAATCCCAGGCAGAACAAGAGCAGGCAGCACAGAACACCGAATGCGGCACAGGCCAGGCGGGCAACTCGCAGCACATCGGCCGGCGGCACGCGTCCTTCCGCTTGATTCTGTGCCAGCGAGCGCTCGAAATCGTAGAAACGCATGAACGGCGCGGCGCCGGGCGTGGCGGCGTAATAGAGCTTGAGCGGCGCACCGATGGCCCACTTGCCGAGCGGCATGTTCAGCCCACCCCACGGCCCGCAGGCCCGGCACTGCCATTTCTCCCAGGCAAAATCACGCGCCAGCAGCAGGTCGGTGTAGTAGACGCCGGAGGAAATCCAGCCGGTCTCATCGCCGTCGAACGGCGTCAGCAGCGCCTGCCGGTAAAGGACGACCGTTGCCAGCAGCGCCACCGCCAGCAGGCCCACCACGAACGCCGTGTGACGGCGATACAGCCAGGGATGCAGAGTCAAAGCACACTCCAAACTATCCAGTGTCATAATTGCTCAGAATGCGCGCCATTATAGAACAGGGCGCGACCCCGGTCAATTCCGGTTTTCTCTCCTCCTTGACCGCCCGGCTGTTCGAGAGTACAATAGAAGCTGCTTATAATAAGCTGCTTATAATGAGGTGCGCGCATGAACAGATTCATCGGTCGCCAACAGGACATCGAAGCACTGAACGCCATCGTGGCCCGCCCGGGGGCGCATTTGCTGCTTGTCTATGGTCGCCGCCGGGTGGGCAAGACGACGCTGCTGCTGCGCTGGGCGCAGCAAACAGGCCGCCCGCTCATTTACTGGGTTGCCCGGCGCGACACACCAACCCTGGTGCGTCAGAGTTTTGTGCGCGCAATCTGGACCTGGGCGTACCCGCCCGACCACACTGCCGCCGCCGGTAACGGTTCCAGCGTGCCGACATTCGATTCCTGGGAGCCGATCTTCGAACTAGCGGCCCGTTTGATCGGTCAGCGGCCGGTGGTCCTCATCATGGACGAGTTTTCATATGCGGCACAATCCGACCCTTCTCTGCCATCGCACCTACAGGCGGCCTGGGATCATCTCTTCAAGGAAACCAATATCACACTTGTGCTTGCAGGGTCGCACATCGGGATGATGGTGGAGCAGATGAACTACCACGCGCCGCTGTATGGTCGCTTTACAGCACAATTGCCGGTTGCACCGCTCCCTTTTGCCGCCCTGCGTGACTTCTTGCCTCGCTACGGAGCCGCCGAACGGGTCGCGGTGTACGCGGTGGTGGGCGGTATTCCCGCCTATCTGGAGCAGTTCGATGACCACGAGGGCGTAGGCGCCAATCTCAAGCGGCTGTTCATGGATCGCACGTCCGTGTTTCAGAGCGAGCCGTTCATCCTGATCGGTGACGTCATCCGCCGCGAGACGCAAACCTATGAGGCTGTCCTGCGGGCTATTGCCACCGGCTCCCATACGCCGCAGGACATTGGCGCTGCCCTGGCGTTGCCCTCCACCCATCTCAGCCCTTATCTGAAGCAACTGGAAGCTCTGCACCTGGTGGAACGCCGGCTGCCCGCAACTCTGCCGCGCGAGGAACGCCGCACAAGCCGCAATAGCCGCTATCACCTGAGAGATCCCTACTTGCGCTTCTACTTCCGGTTCATTGCGCCCAACCTCGACATGGTCGAGCAAGGCCTCATGGATGTGTTGTGGGAACGCATCGCGGAACAGTTCCGTGCATTCATCGGCGTCACGGCGTTCGAGGACCTATGCCGGGAATGGACATTGGCGCAGGCCCGCGGCCATCGCCTGCCCATGACCCCTGAGTATGTGGGCAGTCATTGGTCGGCCGATGCCCAGGTGGATGTGGTAGCCATCAACTGGCGAACCCATGAGATCCTGTTGGGAGAGTGCAAGTGGGGCGCAGACCCGGTGGGCCGCTCGGTCATCATGGAGCTGATTGCCAAGACCCCCAAAGTCATCCCCGGAACAGACTGGCGCAGCCATTACGTGTTCTTTTCCCGCGCCGGTTTCACCGACGCTGCCCGCGCCGAAGCAGAGGCGGTGAACGCTATCCTGGTGGATTTGGAACAGTTGGAAGCGGGCTTGGCCGGGTCGTGAGGCGCCGGGTTTAGCGCCTATCCGAATAAGCTGACATTCGCCTCGATAAGGCACCCGGGGGTAGTTATTCGGATAGGCTATTAGTGTCCGAGCAGGGCCACGCTTTCCTCGCGTGGATGATAGTTCAGCGCGGCGAAGCCGAACTGTTGCAGCAGGGCGCGCACCTGGTTGCAGCGCGCTTGCAGCGGCGCTTTGTTGATCTTCCAGGTGCCGTTGACTTGGTTGACGACCAGCAGGCTGTCACCCCAAATCTCTACGAAGACCTGTGCGGGGGTGCCGCCCGCGGCCTGCGCCCGGTCGGCCAGGTCTTGCAGGGCGTTGATCAGGGTGTCGTACTCGGCTTCGTTGTTGGTTACGCGGCTGCCAAAGGTCAGGCGCATGATCTCCGGCTTAGGCTGGCCCGGCCACAACAGCGCGTAGCTGCCGTAGCCCTGCCCTGGATTGCCCCTGCTGCCGCCGTCGAACACCACCCGTACCCGAATCTCAGCCGGCGAGGTGGCGGGCTTGGCGGTGGTCGGTTTGCGCGCACGCGGGGCTAACTGCGCTGGGACGCCAGCGGAGGCGGGCGGCGCCGGGCGCAAGTCAATCAGCCGCGCGGCCTCGGGCGCGCTGGCGGTAGTGACCGCGCGTGCCGGCGCGGCTTTCGGCGCCACGTCGGTCATGGGCGCCCGCATCAACTCCGGCTGCGCGGGCGCCGGTGTCAAGACGGGCGCTGGGCTGGTCTCCCCTGCATCGCCGCCTTCCAGGTCTGGCAAATGCAACAGGCCCATGCGTTGTGCCCGACGAAACAGGCGCCGCCGATCGGCCGCGGACAGGGTCAACATCTGCGCCAGCAGCTCATCAACGGTCATTCGTTGTCCTGATCCTGTTCGGTGTTAGGGGGGCCGTGGCGGTAAACTTCGTACAGATAGGCCAGGTTAGCCTGATGAAAGCGCTGCACCAGTCCGCTAAGAGGAATGCGCGACTTGCCGCAGGCTTCGATGTCAATGGCCTGCAGCTCCTGACGGGGCAGCTTGTCGCGCAGGTACTGGCGCACCAGGCTGTCAATTTTCTGCAGATAGGCAATGTTGCTGGCGACGGTTTCGACGATTTCACCGCGCAGGAGAACCTCGCCATGCCCTTGCACGATATTCTCCAGGCCCAAATCCGCAATGGCTTCCAGTGACTTGATCAGGGCGTGGGTATCGCCGCCGACGATGTAAGGCACTGGCATCACGGTGTCGCTGGCAAACAGCACCTTGTCCTCTTTGATGAAGACACTGACCACGTCCGCGCTATGGCCTGGTGATTCGCTGAGAACGATCGTGCGGCCGCCCAGGCGAATCGTCATCTCCTCCTGAAAGACCAGGCCAGGCAGACGAATCTGCACCTCGTTCAGTTCGGGCGCGTGCTCGCGCGCATCGCGCAAACCCTGTTCCGCGTGGCGCCGCATCAGGTCGCGGCAGCGCCGATGCGAAATCACTTCGGCTTCAGGATAAAGATAAGCACCGTAGATGTGATCAGCGTGGGAGTGCGTGAGGACCACGTAGCGAATGCCGCGGCTGCCCAGCGAGCGGCTGCGTGCGAAATCGCGCATCTCGCGTGCCTCGCTCGGATAGGGCAGGGTGTCAATGACCACGGCGCCTTCACTGGTGAAAACTACGCCCGCAGTGACCTGGGCAAAGAGGCTGCTGGTAAAGACCCAAATGTTATCGGCAACACGTTCTCGCTGCATGAATGGTGGCGCTCCTGGCGATCAATCTTGAGGCAGGCAGAGCATAACACATTGCGGGGGCCATGTCAAGGAAAATCACGCAAATTCCAGGTGCGCCATCCCTATTCGTTTACAATCCAGGTTCCGGTCTCGCCGGCGAGAGCGCGCGCGATGTTCTCCGGGTTGGTGATGAGGACCTGACCGTGCGGCGTCTTCTCCAGGTATTCAATGGCCGCTTCGATCTTCGGCCCCATGCTGCCCTTGAGGAAATGCCCCTCCGCGTGATAACGCTTGGCCTCGGCCAGGGTCAGGCGATCCAGCCACTGTTGATTCGGCTTGTTGAAGTTGATCGCAACCTGCTCCACGCCGGTCGAGATCAGCAACAGATCAACGCCCAGCTCGGCCGCCAGCAGACCGCTGGCCCGGTCCTTGTCAATCACCGCGCCCATCGCGCCGACGCAGCCGCGCAACTCCCCTTTTTGATTCTCGAATACCGGAATGCCGCCGCCGCCCACGCTGATCACGACATAGCCCATGTCCACCAGGCCGCGGATGGCGTCCAACTCCACGATGCGCCGCGGGATAGGCGACGCGATCACGCGGCGCCAGCCGCGCCCGGCATCTTCCTGCACGATCCACCCTTCCGCCTCGAAGCGCCGCGCGCTGGCCTCATTGGCAAAGCCACCGATACCCTTCGTGGGGTTCTTGAAGCCCGGGTCGTTGGCATCCACCACCACCTGCGTCACCACGGCCACGCACTGGCGCCCGATCTGGCGGCGGTGAAACTCGTTGTCCAGCGCCTGCGCCAGCATGTAGCCGATCGCGCCCTGCGTATCTGCGCCGATCAGGTCGAGCGGGGTCGTATGCACCTCGCTGCTCGCCAACTCGTTGCGGCGCAGAATGAACCCCACCTGAGGGCCGTTGCCATGCGTCACGATCAGGTTCCAGCCGCGCTCGATCATGCCGGCAATGTGCATCGCGGTCGTGCGCACCGCGTCCCATTGATCTTCAACCTTCTGATGCTGGCTGTCTGCAATCAACGAATTGCCCCCAACGGCTACAATGGCGGTGGGCGCGCGTGAAGTTGTCATAGTCACCTCAATCATGGAAATGGTCAGTTCGGGCGTCATGATGCTGCACGGCGATTTCCTGCGCGTGACTGAGCCACTGCGCGCCGTCTGCACGGATGAAGAAGAGGTCTTCGATGCGCACGCCTCCCCAACCCGGCAGGTAGATGCCCGGCTCCACGGTGACCACGTTGCCGGCCTGGAGCACGTCCTGGCTCTGCGGCCCTAGCGATGGCTGCTCATGCACCGCCAGGCCCACGCCATGTCCCAACGAATGTACGAATTTGTCGCCAAAGCCAGCCTGCTCGATGACCGCGCGCGCCAGCCGATCCGCCTCCGCGCCGGTCAGGCCTGGCCGCAGATGCGCGGCCGCGTGCCGATGCGCGGCCGCCACGGCCTGGTAGACCGCGTGGAAGGTGTCGCTGGTGGGCTGGCCCAGGCAGAAGGTGCGCGTCAGGTCCGAGTGGTAGCCGTTGGGCAGGCGTGCGCCCAGGTCAATCGTCAGCGGTTCGCCGGCCTCGATGGGGCGCTCCGTGGGTCGGGCATGGGGCAAGGCGCTGTTTGGCCCGCTGGCCACGATGATCTCGAACGCCGGGCCATGCGCGCCGTGCTCGTGCAGGTAAACCTCCAGGCGCCAAGCCAGCTCGGCCTCGGTCATGCCCGGCTTCGCCACCGTGTAGGCGTAGGCCATCGTCGCATCGGCCAACTGCGCGGCCGCCTGGATGGCCGCCAATTCGCCGGCCTCCTTCTGGCTGCGCAGCCCTGCCACCAGGCCGGTCGTGAAAGCCCAATCAACCTCGAGCGGTTGGAACCAGCGCCGCCACTGCTCCAACGTGACCTGGTCTGACTCCAGCGCCACCCGTTTGTGCAGAAACGGCTCCAGCAAACGCCGAAATCCTTCGACATCCTCTCCACGCGCGATCTTGATCACCGCAAACCCCGGACACTCGCGGCCGGCCTGCTCGATGTAGCGCCCGTCGGTAATGAGCGTGGCGCTGTCCGCGGTGATAAATAGCCAGCCATTGGAGCCGGTGAAACCGCTGAGGTAGCGCCGGTTGTTGGCTTCGTTGATCAGGCAGGCGTCGAGTTCATGCGCCTTCGACGCGGCGCGCAAGCGTGTCAAACGTTCGGACATCTGTTCTTCTCCATCCAATGCTCATTATCAATGCTCATTGGCGCCGCCTTCGCCGATGGGCGTCACCGCGCCGCAGCGAATGCATTTGGCGGTCGTCTTGGTGGCCACGGTCAGCAGGCCGCCGCACTGCGGGCAGGGCGTGGGCAGCGGCCGCGTCCAACTGCTAAAATTACACTTGGGGTAATTGACGCAGCCGTAAAACAGGCGATTGCGCCGCGTCTTGCGCTCCACCAACTCGCCGCTGCACTCAGGGCAGGCCACCCCTACCTTGACCAGGATCGGTTTGGTGTTGCGACACGTCGGGAAGTTGCTGCAGGCGATGAACTTGCCAAAGCGTCCATGTTTGAACACCAGCGCATGGCCGCACTTCTCGCACAGCTCACCGGTCGGCTCGCTATCCACATGCACCTGTTCCATGCCGGCTTCGGCCTGCGCCAGACTGTGAACGAACGGCTCCCAGAAGCGGCGCAGCACCGACACCCATGCCTCCTCGCCGTCGGCGATGCGGTCGAGATGCTCTTCCATTTGCGCAGTGAAGCCCACGTCTATGATGTCGGAGAAGTGCTTGACCAGCAGATCATTCACCACAAAGCCCAGTTCGGTGGGAAACAGGCGCTTCTCCCGCCGCTCCACGTAACCGCGCTGCTGAATGGTCGAGATGGTCGGCGCATAGGTGCTGGGACGACCAATGCCGTTTTCCTCCAGCGTACGCACCAGAGTCGCTTCGGTGTAACGCGGCGGCGGCTGCGTGAAATGCTGTTCGGGCAGCAGACGCAGCAGATCAAGCCATTCGTCTTCCTGCAGGGCCGGCAGCCAACGCTCATCACCATCGGCCAGGGCGTCTTCGTCGCGGGTCTCTTCATAGACCACCAAAAAGCCGGCAAAGCGCACACGGACGCCCGTGGCGCGCAGCAGATACGGACGATCGCCGGCCGCCAGCCCGGCTTCGATGTCCACACTGACGGTATCCATCACGGCCGGCTCCATCTGGCTGGCGACGAAGCGCTGCCAGATCAGCTCGTACAGGCGGAACAGCTCGCGCTTGAGATACGGGCGCACCAGGTC includes:
- a CDS encoding carbamate kinase, which gives rise to MTTSRAPTAIVAVGGNSLIADSQHQKVEDQWDAVRTTAMHIAGMIERGWNLIVTHGNGPQVGFILRRNELASSEVHTTPLDLIGADTQGAIGYMLAQALDNEFHRRQIGRQCVAVVTQVVVDANDPGFKNPTKGIGGFANEASARRFEAEGWIVQEDAGRGWRRVIASPIPRRIVELDAIRGLVDMGYVVISVGGGGIPVFENQKGELRGCVGAMGAVIDKDRASGLLAAELGVDLLLISTGVEQVAINFNKPNQQWLDRLTLAEAKRYHAEGHFLKGSMGPKIEAAIEYLEKTPHGQVLITNPENIARALAGETGTWIVNE
- a CDS encoding aminopeptidase P family protein, which gives rise to MSERLTRLRAASKAHELDACLINEANNRRYLSGFTGSNGWLFITADSATLITDGRYIEQAGRECPGFAVIKIARGEDVEGFRRLLEPFLHKRVALESDQVTLEQWRRWFQPLEVDWAFTTGLVAGLRSQKEAGELAAIQAAAQLADATMAYAYTVAKPGMTEAELAWRLEVYLHEHGAHGPAFEIIVASGPNSALPHARPTERPIEAGEPLTIDLGARLPNGYHSDLTRTFCLGQPTSDTFHAVYQAVAAAHRHAAAHLRPGLTGAEADRLARAVIEQAGFGDKFVHSLGHGVGLAVHEQPSLGPQSQDVLQAGNVVTVEPGIYLPGWGGVRIEDLFFIRADGAQWLSHAQEIAVQHHDARTDHFHD